In Mauremys reevesii isolate NIE-2019 linkage group 13, ASM1616193v1, whole genome shotgun sequence, the sequence GGTGGCCGGCAGGGCCTGCGTCGAGCCATTGGCCCAGTGCACCGAGTTCACCACGCTCCACGTCACGAAGAAGGGGGCTGGGAGGATAGGGGGCAGATCAGAGGGACCAAAAAGACCCAGACCATCTTCCCCAAGGGACCATAGAGCCTCCCCAAGGGAGACCAGAGAGACCCAGACCATCTTCCCCAAAGGACCATAGAGCCTCCCCAAGGGGTACCAGAGGGACCCAGACCACCTCCTCCAGGGGACCAAGGGGCTTCCAAAGGGGGACCAGAGAGactctctctgcttcccaccgGAATCATAGAGACCTCCCTAGAGGGACCAGAGAGGCGCAACCTATCACCCCTAGCAGGCCATAGAGACTCTACACATTTTGCCCTAGGGGTGAGGGGCCAAAGGCACTTTGAAGAAACAGAGGGGACCACACAGACCCACTCGGTGCACCCAACCCACCTACCCTGGGCAAGAGGACCCCCGGGGGAAcctgggcagagatggggggctCCAGGGCCTCACCGGAGAAGAGGCTGGTGGTCAACACGATGTTCCAGACCCAGCGCTCGCCCCCGACCTGCCGGTAGAAGTTGCTGGAGACGTAGCCGGAGATGCAGCAGGTCAGGGCGTAGAGCAGGATGGCGGCGGAGTTGATGGCGCCGTGCCGGTGGACGTTGAACATGCCCAGCAGGGCCATGGCGATGATGCCGGTGCCTAGTGCCAGGAACTGGCTGCCCACGCCCAGGACGGCGCAGAGGAGGCTGCGGCAGGGCGGGAAGCGGAAGACATCGGTGTGGATGATCTTCCAGCCGTTGTCGCCCTGGTCGAAGTCGTCCCCGGAGGAGGAGGAAGCTTCTTCGTCCAGGTTGTACCGGGCCAGGTCGTTCTTCAGCACCCGCATGAGGATGACCACCACGAAGCCCACCAGAAGAAAGACCAGCACCATGGAGTTGATGATGGAGAGCCAGTGGATCTCCAGGGTGCGGGGGAAGAAGCCCCCATCatccccccggccccgccgctCCCCCCGCCGCTCCGAGGCCGTCTCAGACCAGCGGACACTGTAGGTGTAGGTCAGGGAGAGGGGCCCAGGCCCATGGACGTCATCCAGGCTGTGCGGCTTGACGTCCCGCACGCTGACATTGGCGTAGATGATGCGGTCGCCATTCCACTCCAGGTGGAAGTCCAGGTGGGTCCACAGCCCGATCTTGTGGCTGTGGGGCAGAAAGCCGCTCTCCTCCATGTACCCCACGAACCCTCGCAGCGGGATGTCGTCCACCACGAACTCAAAGTAGTACAGCTCCTCAATGGCCTGCCGCAGGCGCTCCACCTGCCGGGAGACAGACGGggtaggacccaggagtcctggcgcccagcccctcctggtctttcccactagaccccactcccctcccagagctgcggacagaacccaggagacctggctcccaggctctagcgactagaccccactccccttccagagccagggacagaacccaggagtcctggctcctgatCTGAGCTCCCAGGCCCTGTTCCTGGGACTGAAGCTAGCTCCTGCTCTAAACCCATCGACCCACGCTCGCCCTGCTTGATCcagggatgggacccaggcgtccgggcccagTCTACCTGATCCAGCGTGAGCGTCTTCACGCACAGGACCGTCTTCTCGACGCTCTCTCGGAAGCGGATCTGATACATGGACTCGGCCATGCGGTCCCCGTCCAGGACCTCCCCGAGGCTCAGGCTCTTGTGACGGATCTTTTCCGGAGAACACACGGGCAGCTGGTAGTAGTGGTAGGTCTCCTGAGGGTTGTGGTAGGGTCCCACCTTGTTGACGTAGAGCACAACGGGGTCCCCAGGCTGATAGTGGGTCTCGGAGGAGCCCGGGGGTGGCCAGGccagcaggaggagcagcagccagggctggtggggtgccatggggtgggcagggaagggggagatGGGACGGGGTCTGGAGAAGGAAGGCAGGagacaagggaagagaggaagtgAAGCCAGGTcctcaggatgcctgggttctcacCCACCAGGGATGGTCAGCACCCAATGCCAGAGCCCCCCAGCCACGCCCTGCGGTGCTTTAACCATTGGGTATCCCTGGATCACGCCAGCCCGtgctcctgagacccctgccccacacGCCCACCCTGGTGCCAGGCCTGATATACTCAGGATGCCCACAAGCCGGACCCGAAATTGGCGTGTAAGACACCCCTGGCGAACGAGCCTAGACGAAGGCCTGGGGATTCGCTCCTCTGACCTGTCTCATCCCAGGGGCACCAGAGACTGACAACGCGCCCACGGTGCCAGCTCGGGGGGGCCCATCAACCCGAACGCCCCTGTGGTGCCCACACTCGAGGGGCCGGAGCTCCTGAGAGCCCCGAGGGCGGGATGAAGTGGGGGGTTCAGACTATTTTGTGTTCAGACAgcacgtgcctcagtttccttggaTCTCTGGAGCCTTCTACACAGatgcctgccccgccccctcgtTCTTCGAGCAGCACctcggggaaactgaggcacgcatgCTACACATGGAAAATATCCTGAAAACAACCCACCCGGCACACAGGGGCCAGGGTCCTCGCGCCCCCTCCCTGCTGACTCACCCCCCCTCAGCCCGGGGTCctcgcgccccctccccccactgacccccgCCGGGGTCCTCGCGCCCCCCCCACTGACCCGCCCCGCTGACCGCGCCTGCCGCCTGGAGGGTCCCGTGGCCCCGCGCCGGCAGCGGGTAGCCCTAGCAGCAGGCAAACAGCCAGACAACTGCACCCAGCCTGGGGGCCTCGCGGCTCCGGAGCATCCTACCCGGCGCCTGATCCTCGGGTCCCCCCGCTCCGCTCCCCGCCGCCGCCCGGCCCCCCCAGGCCGCCTCCCCCAGACTCGCACTAACAGGGCGCGAAGCCCCCACCGCCGGGATCCCTCCCTGGGCGGAGCCAGGGACCAAAACGCGCCGGGGTCCTTCAGGCGATCGCCAAGACAGCCCGAGCCACGTCCGTCCCCTACTTCCGCCCTCAGCGCCCCCGGCGGGCTTCGTGCCCACAGCGTGACATGCATCCGGCGCCTGAGAGGGCCCGGCCCCGCCGGCGAGCAGGCTCTTAAAGGGCCAGGCAGCTGTTTCCAGGAGGGTCAATGTtagggggtgcagggcagcaaatggggagggggcagctggtcTCTCCCATATAACGGTCCCCTACACACCCCATTATCCCACAAATTAAGAGCCCGAAATTCCACATTGGCCCCAATATAACCCCCAATTTCTCAGTGGCCCCCAAATTGAACCCCCAAAATCCCAAGCGCCCCCAAAACAACCCATTTCCTGAGTTTCCCTCAAGTTGATTTCCATTTCCCCAAATTAAGAGACCCCCAAACCCCAGTGCCCCCCAAATTCAAAGCCCCAAATACCATATAAGGACCCCCAATTTCTCAGTGACCCCCAAATTGAACCCCCAAAATCCCAAGGGCCCCCAAAACAACCCAATTTCTGAGTTTCCCTCAAGTTGATTCCCATGTCCCCAAATTAAGAGACCCCAAAACCCCAGTGCCCCCCAAATTCAAAGCCCCAAATACCACAGTGTCCCCCATATAAGGACCCCCAATTTCCCCAAAGTTGAGCCCCATCGCCCCCCATATTGAGACCCCCAAACGGCCCCCAAACCTCACTGCCCTCCAAAGTAAGAGACACAAATACAACAGTGGCCCCCATATAAGGAACCCCCTTTTCTCAGTGCTTCCCCAAATGGAGACCCCCTTTATGAGCCCTACAGATGCCCCATTACCTCCTCAACTTAAGACCCCTCCAAACTCCTTAGTGTCCCTCCACTGCCTCAGTGGCTCCCCACAAATGTGGGCTTTTTTGTGGTCCCCCAAATAAGTCCCCGAATGCTCCACCGTCCCCCAGATTTCCCCGTGATCCCCAAACAaggccccactgccccctacaAAGAAAGACCTCCACAGTGTCCCCCAAAATCCCAGTATCCCCCAAATGCTGAGGCCCCCTCAATGCCTCTGTGCCCACCCCCAGTGTgggaccccactccaccccgtatCCCCGGTAACGGGCGTCGGCCAATGGGGGCCGGCGGAACCCTGGGGCGATGTTGGCGGAACCCTGGAGTCGGGGGACGATTCTGGTCACCGGGTCGGGGGACGGAGTGAAGCAGGTGAGGGGGGGTCAGTGGGGTCACAGCCCCagcggggagcgggggggcaggacAGTTCTTGGGGGGTCacagtggggagttggggaggcagggcagttcttggggggggtcacagctccagtggggagccggggggcagggcagttcttgggggtcacagtggggagctgggaggcagggcagttcTGGGGGGTCACAGCCCCagcgggagcgggggcagggcagttcttggggggggtcacagtggggagctggggaggcagggcagttCTTGCGGGGTCACAGCTCCAGTGgggagccggggcagggcagtTCTTGGGGGTCACAGCTCAGCGGGAGTTGGGGAGGCCAGGGCAGTTCTTGGGGTCACAGTGGggagccgggggcagggcagtTCTTGGGGGTCACAGCTCCAGTGAGGAGCCGGGGACAGGGCAGTTCTTGGGAGTTaaggggggggagctggggaggccAGGGCAGTTCTTGGGGGGGTCACAGTGGGGAGCCACGGGGTCCAGGGCAGTTCGTGGGGGTCCCAGTGGGGAGTCCGGGGGCCAGGGCAGTTCTTGGGGGTCACAGCCCCAGCgggagccaggggcagggcagttcTTGGGGAGTTAAGGGGGGGAGCCAGGGAGGCCAGGGCAGTTCTTGGGGGTCACAGCTCCAGCgggagccaggggcagggcagttcTTGGGGGTCACAGCTCAGTGGGGAgccggtgggggcagggcagttcTTGGGGGTCACAGCTcaagcagggagttggggaggccAGGGCAGTTCTTGGGGGTCACAGTGGGGAGACGGGGGCAGGGCAGTTCTTGGGGTCACAGCTCCAGCGggagccgggggcagggcagtTCTTGGGGTCACAGCTCCAGCGggagccgggggcagggcagttcttgggggggggtcacagctccagcggggagccagggggcagggcagttcTTGGGGAGTTAAGGGGGGGGAGCTGAGGAGGCCAGGGCAGTTTTTGGGGGGGTCACAGTGGGGAGCCACGGGGTCCAGGGCAGTTCTTGGGGGTGACAGTGTGGAGTCGGGGAGGTCAGGGCAGTTCTTGGGGAGTTaagggggggagccggggggcaggGCAGTTCTTGGGGAGTaaaggggggggagcgggggaggccAGGGCAGTTTTTGGGGGGTCACAGTGGGGAGCCAGTGGGAGGTCAGGGCAGTTCTTGGGGGTCACAGCTCCAGCGGGGAGCCAGGAGGCAGGGCAGTTCTTGGGAGTTAAGGGCGGGAGCCGGGGAGACCAGGGCAGTTCTTGGGGGTCACAGTGGGGAGTCAGGGGGCCAGGGCAGTTCTTGGGGGTCACAGCCCCAGCGGGGAGTCGGGGAAAGCCAGGGCAGTTCTTGGGGGGTCACAGCTCCagtggggagtgggagggttCCTGGGGGTCACAGCGCCATGGTGGGGGTAAGTGGGTCGGAGCCCCAGGGTTGGCTCAttggagccccagccccactggggGCCAGGGGTTTCATTGGGGGTCCCAGCTAGGATCTAaccgcctgccctgccccagaggggcgacTCTCTGGCACCGGACGCACAGAGCCCCCCAGTCCCCTCGGAGGGGCGAGAGGCTGCCATGGTGGAGACGGCCCCCTCGGCCCCCTACCTGTCCGTCATGGACCAATACGGCTACCAGCTGGGCAAGGTCATCGGCCACGGCTCCTACGGCATTGTCTACGAGGCCTATTTCACCAAGCAGAAGGCCAAGGTGGCCATCAAAATCATCTCCAAGAAGAAGGCCTCCGAGGACTATCTCAACAAATTCCTGCCCCGTGAGATCCAGGTAGCTAGGGAGCGCCGTGGGGTGGGTGGGCCGGGCAGGGGCGCCGTGGGGTGGAGGACGGGCAAGCGGGATTTTCATGGGACACTGTGGGGGCAGGCcatggggcgctgtggggcagtgGGGATCAGCAGGcggcactgtggggcaggggggatcagcagggggcactgtggggcaggggaggccaGGGGaatcagcaggggcgctgtggggctggaggctcagcaggaggtgccatggggcagggggcactgtggggcaggaggcaggccaTGGGGATCAGCAGAGGATActgtggagcaggggcaggccaggggaTCGGCAGGGGGCAGGCCGGGGGATcagcaggggtgctgtggggcaggggcaggccggGGTGATcagcaggggtgctgtggggcagggtccAGGCCAGGGGATCAGCAGGGGCactgtggggccgggggcagcccgGGGATCAGCAGGgtgcgctgtggggcaggggcaggctggggtgatcagcaggggtgctgtggggcagggggcaggccgggggatcagcaggggtgctgtggggcaggggcaggccaggggatcagcaggggcactgtggggtcgggggcactgggggcaggccGGGGATcagcaggggtgctgtggggcaggggcaccgggggcaggggcaggccaggggatcagcaggggcgctgtggggcaggggcactgggggcaggctggggatcagcaggggcgctgtggggcaggggcaggccgggggatcagcaggggcgctgtggggcaggggcaccggggatcagcaggggcgctgtggggcaggggcaggccggggggatcagcaggggcgctgtggggcagggggcagggctggggatcagCAGGGGCGGTGTGGGGCCGGGgatcagcaggggcgctgtggggccggggcagcccaggggaaccagcaggggcgctgtggggcaggggcaccggggatcagcaggggcgctgtggggcaggggcaggccggggatcagcaggggcgctgtggggcaggggcagggctggggatcagCAGGGGCGGTGTGGGGCCGGGGggatcagcagggggcgctgtggggcaggggccaggccagggggaaccagcagggggcgctgtggggcaggggccaggccagggggaaccagcagggggcgctgtggggcaggggccaggccaggggatcagcaggggcgctgtggggccgggggcagcccagggggaaccagcagggggcgctgtggggcaggggccaggccagggggaaccagcagggggcgctgtggggccgggggcagcccagggggatcagcagggggcgctgtggggccgggggcagcccagggggaaccagcagggggcgccgtggggcagggggcgccGTTAACCCCTCGCCGCCCGCAGGTGATGAAGGGGCTGCACCACAGGTACCTGATCACCTTCTACCAGGCCATCGAGACCACCTCGCGCCATTACATCATCATGGAGCTGGCGCCCGGCGGCGACATCCTGGAGTGGATCCAGAACTCGGGGCCCTGCGCCGAGCCCCTGGCCGGCCGCTGGTTCGCGCAGCTCACGCTGGGCGTGGCCTATCTGCACAGCAAGGGCATCGTGCACCGGTGAGGGGCCGAGCCGCCACCGGGGGGCGCCCGCCGCCCCTGGGGAATTCCATGGGGGGCTGGGCCATTCCCCTCCCCTGGCACcgccagcccccagtgccccgcCGTGCGCGGTGCCCCTCTGCCACCTCCAGCCTCACCGTGGGCGgagcgtgcctcagtttaccagctTCCCCTCTGCCGCCTGCGCCCCACGTGGCTAGAGGCGCATTCCCTGAGCCAGCCGGTCCCTGCCCCGCGGCTGGATCAGAGCCGGCGCCCCCCCGAGGGGAACGGCCCCGCGCCCCATCCCCGGCGCCCCCCGGAGGGGAACGGCCCCGCCCCCCATGGCCCGAGCCAGCCGGTCCCTGCCCCACGGCCGGATCAGAGCCGGCGCCCCCCCGAGGGGAAcggccccgccccccatccccGGCGCCCCCCGGAGGGGAacggccccgcccccatccccggCGCCCCCCCGAGGGGAACGGCCCCGCCCCCCATACCCGGCGCCCCCCCGAGGGGAacggccccgcccccatccccggCGCCCCGGAGGGAacggccccgccccatccccggCGCCCCGGAGGAACGGCCCGCCCCATCCCCGGCGCCCCGAGGAacggccccgcccccatccccggCGCCCGCCGGAGGGGTACGGGCCCGCCGCCCATCCCCGGCGCCCCCTAGGGTcagccccccgctcccgcccgcAGGGACCTGAAGCTGGAGAACCTGCTGCTGGACAAGCGGGAGAACGTGAAGATCTCGGACTTCGGCTTCTCCAAGCAGCTGGTGGCGCAGAGCGAGGCCCCCGCCAGCCCCTCGTACCCGCTGCTGGCGGGCGCCAGCCCCCTAAGCCAGACCTACTGCGGCAGCTTCGCCTACGCCTGCCCCGAGATCCTGCTGGGGCTGCCCTACAACCCCTTCCTGGccgacacctggagcatgggcgTGATCCTCTACACGCTGGCCGTGGCCCACCTGCCCTTCGACGACACCAACCTCAAGCGCCTGCTGCGGGAGACCCAGAAGGAGGTGGTCTTCCCCCCCCAGCCGCCCGTCTCCGAGGCCTGCAAGGTGGGCGGcggggagggcactgggctgcaggCCGGCAGGGGGCGCCGGGGGGCCCGCGGGGAGAGCACTGGGCTgcaggccagcagggggcgccggggGGCCCGCGGGGAGAGCACTGGGCTGCAGGCCAGCCGGGGGCGCCGGGGGGCCCGCGGGGAGAGCACTGGGCTgcaggccagcagggggcgccggggGGCCCGCGGGGCGTCGGGGAgccggccagcagggggcgccggggGGCCCGCGGGGCGTCGGGGAGCTGGCCAGCAGGGGGGGCCCGCGGGGAGTCGGGGAGCGGGCCCGCAGGGGGCGCCGGGGGACCCGCGGGGAGTCGGGGAgccggccagcagggggcgccggggCCCGCGGGGAGTCGGGAGCTGGCCAGCAGGGGCGCCGGGGCCCGCGGGGCGTCGGGAGCCGGCCAGCAGGGGCGCCGGGGACCCGCGGGAGTCGGGAGCCGGCCAGCCGGGGGCGCTCCGTGGCCCGAGGGGAGTCGGGGaggtggccagcagggggcgccggggGGGCCCGAGGAGAGTCGGGAGCCGGCCAGCAGGGGCGCCGGGGCCAGCGGGGCATCGGGAGCTGGCCAGCAGGGGCCTGCGGGAGTCGGGAGCTGGCCAGCAGGGGCGCCGGGGCCCGAGGGGAGTCGGGGAGCCGGCCAGCAGGGGCGCCGGGGCCCGCGAGTCGGGGAGCTGGCCAGCAGGGGCCAGCGGGCGCCGGGAGCTGGCCAGCAGGGGCGCCGGGGCCGCGGGAGTCGGGGAGCTGGCCAGCAGGGGCCCGGGAGTCGGGAGCCGGCCAGCAGGGGCGTTGGGGGCCTGCGGGAGTCGGGAGCTGGCCAGCAGGGGCGCCGGGGCCGCGAGTCGGGgagctggccagcagggggcctGCGGGAGTCGGGAGCCGGCCAGCAGGGGCGTTGGGGGCCTGCGGGAGTCGGGAGCTGGCCAGCAGGGGCGCCGGGGGCCCGGGAGTCGGGAGCtggccagcaggggcgctggggcagACTGTGTGGCTGGGCAGATGTTCattgggggctgggcagtgggggtagGTGGATcatggggggctgggcagtgggggggacatagcagggggctggacactGGTGGCTGGATTGTGGGGGCTGGGTGATccatggggggctgggcagggtttGAGGGGGCTTGGCGGATCATGGGGGACTGGGCCCCATGGAGAGGTAAGTGGACCACCGGGGGGCTAGACagatggagggagtggggggggggttgtgcacATCGAGGGGGTCCAGACCCAGTGGAGGGGGGTGAGCTGACCATGGGGGGCTGGGTGCCATTTGAGGGGGGCCGGGCGGATTGTGGGAAGCCAGGCCCAGGAGAAAGGGGTGAATGGCTCAtgggggctgggcccaggggagggggcaagcgacccccgggggctgggcaggcagcggGGCCCCTTAACGCTCCACTTTGCCCCCCCAGGAC encodes:
- the TM9SF1 gene encoding transmembrane 9 superfamily member 1; protein product: MAPHQPWLLLLLLAWPPPGSSETHYQPGDPVVLYVNKVGPYHNPQETYHYYQLPVCSPEKIRHKSLSLGEVLDGDRMAESMYQIRFRESVEKTVLCVKTLTLDQVERLRQAIEELYYFEFVVDDIPLRGFVGYMEESGFLPHSHKIGLWTHLDFHLEWNGDRIIYANVSVRDVKPHSLDDVHGPGPLSLTYTYSVRWSETASERRGERRGRGDDGGFFPRTLEIHWLSIINSMVLVFLLVGFVVVILMRVLKNDLARYNLDEEASSSSGDDFDQGDNGWKIIHTDVFRFPPCRSLLCAVLGVGSQFLALGTGIIAMALLGMFNVHRHGAINSAAILLYALTCCISGYVSSNFYRQVGGERWVWNIVLTTSLFSAPFFVTWSVVNSVHWANGSTQALPATTILLLLTVWLLVGFPLTVIGGIFGKNRAGPFDAPCRTKNIAREIPPQPWYKATLVHMTIGGFLPFSAISVELYYIFATVWGREQYTLYGILFFVFAILLSVGACISIALTYFQLSGEDYRWWWRSVLSAGSTGVFIFLYSVFYYSRRSNMSGAVQTVEFFGYSLLTGYVFFLMLGTVSFFASLKFIRYIYVNLKMD
- the TSSK4 gene encoding testis-specific serine/threonine-protein kinase 4; translation: MLAEPWSRGTILVTGSGDGVKQRGDSLAPDAQSPPVPSEGREAAMVETAPSAPYLSVMDQYGYQLGKVIGHGSYGIVYEAYFTKQKAKVAIKIISKKKASEDYLNKFLPREIQVMKGLHHRYLITFYQAIETTSRHYIIMELAPGGDILEWIQNSGPCAEPLAGRWFAQLTLGVAYLHSKGIVHRDLKLENLLLDKRENVKISDFGFSKQLVAQSEAPASPSYPLLAGASPLSQTYCGSFAYACPEILLGLPYNPFLADTWSMGVILYTLAVAHLPFDDTNLKRLLRETQKEVVFPPQPPVSEACKDLVHRLLCPAARRPTVLDLLQTPWVLRFQSERPHTELRALEAAWGVRAEGGRVLPRTPSLPLPGEKKRGGNGTQPKLAKLAEKGS